In Acaryochloris marina S15, a single genomic region encodes these proteins:
- a CDS encoding serine/threonine-protein kinase, with product MNEPLYLQIGDRVADRYRIVSILGQGGSGVTYGAEDLDSHQQCALKQLSLKGMTHWKQLELFEREAQVLSQLDYPGIPNYIDYFQTDTEQNRCFYIVQELAPGRSLADLVQEGWRASEAEVRQLGVKVLNILKYLHDLTPPIIHRDIKPQNIIRSDDGQIYLVDFGAVQHVYQTTMAGSTVVGTYGYMAPEHFQGKAGPATDLYSLGATLLFLLTHCSPADLPQQRLKIDFRKAVQLQPDFATWLDRLLEPAVEDRLPSAQAALAALTQSSPRSVRRQSFSQRKRHQPKGSKVQIQRIPSQITVDIPPSGWRGKVLGMEMLALFAEGFLFALMASGLISMFKMIEGPIPVEMIFAFVLPLLIGGTLLMAAILFGLAGRIHVQINPQQFQICWYIDRLGLRYGQTLGNTKALNGVRLTAATANSDKLCTLIEGGQRHTFGTMLSLPEKEWLVHEISDFLWLQQHQSQQPTTSER from the coding sequence TTGAACGAACCGCTTTATCTTCAGATCGGTGATCGAGTTGCCGACCGATACCGTATTGTCTCGATTCTGGGGCAAGGTGGGTCTGGAGTCACTTATGGGGCTGAAGATCTTGATAGCCATCAGCAGTGTGCTTTGAAACAACTGTCTTTGAAAGGCATGACCCATTGGAAGCAATTGGAATTATTTGAACGCGAAGCCCAAGTCTTGTCTCAGCTCGATTATCCAGGGATACCGAATTACATCGATTACTTCCAAACGGATACGGAGCAGAACCGCTGTTTTTATATTGTCCAGGAACTAGCACCTGGTCGCTCTCTAGCTGACTTAGTGCAGGAGGGTTGGCGAGCTTCTGAAGCTGAAGTCCGACAGTTAGGGGTGAAGGTTTTGAATATCTTGAAGTATTTGCATGACTTAACCCCACCGATTATTCACCGAGATATTAAACCCCAAAATATTATTCGCAGTGACGATGGCCAGATTTATCTGGTGGACTTTGGAGCGGTCCAACATGTCTATCAAACTACGATGGCAGGCAGTACCGTTGTAGGCACCTATGGCTATATGGCACCCGAACATTTTCAGGGGAAAGCTGGCCCGGCCACGGATCTCTATTCTTTGGGGGCAACTCTACTATTCCTGTTGACTCACTGTTCTCCTGCAGATTTGCCCCAACAGCGATTGAAGATCGATTTTCGCAAAGCCGTTCAACTTCAGCCAGATTTTGCCACTTGGTTAGATCGTCTACTCGAACCTGCGGTGGAAGATCGCTTACCCTCAGCCCAGGCTGCGCTGGCAGCCTTAACCCAGTCCTCTCCCAGATCTGTTCGTCGTCAATCGTTCTCCCAACGAAAAAGGCATCAGCCCAAAGGCAGTAAAGTTCAGATCCAGAGAATCCCCTCCCAGATCACGGTGGATATTCCTCCTAGTGGTTGGCGGGGCAAGGTCCTCGGCATGGAAATGCTTGCCTTGTTTGCTGAAGGGTTTCTGTTTGCGCTCATGGCTAGTGGTCTTATCAGCATGTTCAAAATGATTGAAGGCCCCATCCCTGTTGAGATGATATTCGCGTTCGTACTCCCTTTACTCATAGGTGGAACCCTACTGATGGCAGCAATCTTGTTCGGGTTAGCAGGAAGAATTCACGTACAGATTAATCCTCAACAGTTTCAGATCTGCTGGTACATTGACCGTCTGGGTCTCCGTTATGGTCAAACACTGGGCAACACCAAAGCCTTAAATGGGGTTAGGTTAACGGCCGCTACTGCCAATTCTGATAAACTCTGTACTCTAATTGAAGGAGGCCAACGCCATACATTTGGCACAATGCTCAGCCTGCCAGAGAAAGAATGGCTGGTGCATGAAATCAGTGATTTCTTATGGTTGCAACAGCACCAAAGCCAGCAGCCAACAACCTCAGAGCGTTGA
- a CDS encoding Tic22 family protein, giving the protein MKGLIRWGLIVSLAGGGFVGTSLVQQEAAIAIPEAEAVKRLETVPTFAVTDAKGSPVLAAVPNPKDKTKKIQVATFFMSQTDAQNLVNNLKANKPEIGKSARVTLISLRDAYEITKKNKDKQDELVFQFIPNKEQVDLAKAILKQEGQDVKQFQGVPMFFAIGGKEKGLLTIEQGKEKIIPFYFRKQDLQGMIDQLKKQNNPLSGTTKIQVTSLDRLVGSLFKSEDATAKQIVLIPSRDALEYAVQQQKKNGAQPQKPSATPAATPKK; this is encoded by the coding sequence ATGAAAGGATTAATTCGCTGGGGTCTGATAGTTAGCCTGGCCGGAGGTGGCTTTGTCGGTACCTCTCTAGTGCAGCAAGAAGCTGCGATCGCAATTCCCGAAGCGGAAGCGGTTAAGCGCCTTGAAACGGTTCCTACTTTTGCAGTAACAGACGCAAAAGGGTCACCTGTTCTTGCAGCTGTCCCGAACCCGAAAGATAAGACCAAAAAGATCCAAGTGGCGACCTTTTTTATGAGCCAAACGGATGCTCAAAATTTGGTCAACAACTTAAAGGCTAACAAGCCAGAAATTGGTAAGTCCGCCCGCGTGACTCTGATTTCTCTGCGAGATGCCTACGAAATCACGAAGAAGAATAAGGATAAGCAGGATGAATTGGTGTTCCAATTTATCCCGAATAAAGAGCAAGTCGATCTTGCCAAGGCCATCCTGAAGCAGGAAGGCCAGGATGTGAAGCAGTTTCAGGGCGTCCCCATGTTCTTCGCCATTGGCGGCAAAGAAAAGGGATTATTGACGATTGAGCAGGGTAAAGAGAAGATCATCCCCTTCTATTTTCGCAAGCAAGATTTGCAGGGCATGATCGACCAGCTCAAGAAGCAAAATAACCCCCTAAGTGGCACCACCAAAATTCAGGTGACGTCCTTGGATCGCCTGGTGGGCTCTTTGTTCAAGTCTGAAGATGCTACCGCCAAACAAATTGTGCTGATTCCGTCCCGAGATGCCTTAGAGTATGCTGTTCAGCAGCAGAAGAAAAATGGCGCTCAGCCCCAGAAGCCTAGTGCAACCCCAGCGGCAACCCCTAAAAAGTAA
- a CDS encoding ABC transporter substrate-binding protein has protein sequence MLRQRLVSGAALGLCYAIAGCQLSSPTSTGDGLKLGTLLPITGDLAQYGTPMQDTADLLVKTVNACDGVLGKPVTLISADTQTDPAQGTQAMTKLVEADGVVGVVGAASSASSSAAIPIAVRRQVVQISPASTSPVFTERAEKGEFKGFWARTAPPDTFQSQALAQLAKQKGFKSIAILAINNDYGNGLVSAFIPAFKAVGGTVVNEARPTFYDPNTSTFDTEVNQVFKGQPDAVLLVSYPETGSLILKSAQELGFLEGKTALITTDGMKEASLADLVGKNDQGKYLVAGMLGTAPSAGGPALAAFQKRYQEAFEREPGVFDPNTWDATALLVLAAEAAKETTGTGIREQLTEVANAPGEEVTDVCEALALLRDGKAINYQGASGTVDLNPQGDVTGSYDIWSIDDQGKLQVNDTIDITGADTATTPE, from the coding sequence ATGCTTCGTCAACGTCTAGTTTCTGGGGCGGCTTTAGGTCTTTGCTATGCCATTGCAGGGTGTCAACTCTCCTCCCCGACCTCAACAGGAGACGGCCTCAAACTAGGAACGCTACTCCCCATTACCGGCGACTTGGCGCAATATGGCACTCCCATGCAAGACACGGCTGATCTACTAGTGAAGACGGTGAATGCCTGTGATGGGGTATTGGGCAAACCCGTTACCTTAATCAGTGCGGACACCCAAACGGATCCGGCCCAAGGTACCCAAGCCATGACCAAACTCGTTGAAGCCGATGGAGTGGTGGGGGTAGTGGGAGCTGCCTCTAGCGCCTCATCCAGCGCCGCGATTCCTATTGCAGTACGGCGTCAAGTGGTGCAAATCTCTCCCGCTAGTACAAGCCCTGTTTTTACTGAACGGGCTGAAAAAGGCGAATTCAAAGGATTTTGGGCCCGAACGGCACCCCCTGACACCTTTCAAAGTCAGGCTCTCGCCCAACTAGCGAAACAAAAAGGGTTTAAGTCCATCGCTATTTTGGCCATCAATAATGACTATGGGAATGGCTTAGTTTCTGCCTTTATCCCCGCCTTTAAAGCAGTAGGGGGGACGGTGGTCAATGAAGCTCGGCCCACTTTCTACGATCCGAATACCTCCACCTTTGATACAGAAGTAAATCAGGTATTTAAAGGGCAGCCCGATGCGGTACTACTAGTGTCCTATCCCGAGACAGGCAGTTTAATCCTCAAGTCTGCCCAAGAACTCGGGTTTCTAGAGGGGAAAACGGCATTGATTACCACTGACGGCATGAAAGAGGCTAGCCTTGCCGATTTAGTGGGGAAAAATGACCAAGGGAAATATCTAGTGGCCGGGATGTTGGGGACAGCTCCCAGTGCAGGTGGCCCGGCATTAGCTGCCTTCCAGAAACGCTATCAAGAGGCTTTCGAGCGGGAGCCCGGCGTCTTTGACCCTAATACTTGGGATGCGACAGCCCTACTGGTTCTGGCTGCCGAGGCTGCTAAGGAGACCACAGGAACGGGGATTCGAGAGCAGTTAACCGAGGTTGCCAATGCACCCGGGGAAGAAGTAACAGATGTCTGTGAAGCCTTGGCCCTGTTACGGGACGGTAAAGCCATCAACTACCAGGGAGCCAGTGGCACGGTCGATCTGAACCCTCAGGGCGATGTCACCGGGAGTTATGACATTTGGAGCATTGATGACCAGGGCAAACTCCAAGTCAATGACACCATCGATATCACGGGAGCAGATACTGCCACCACCCCAGAATAA
- a CDS encoding serine/threonine-protein kinase, which translates to MLRQPLHQIGDLIAGRYRTQSVLGQGSSGITFAVEDVHTHQQYALKALSLKGIRGWKQLELFDREAQVLSQLDHPAIPRYIDYFQMDTEEDRWFYIVQELAPGKSLAALVNQGWRVNQSEVQQIGLQVLEILTYLHELTPAIIHRDIKPQNLVRSDKGQIYLVDFGAVQTVYHHTMMGSTIVGTYGYMAPEHFRGKAVPATDLYSLGATLIFLLTHCSPADVPQKRLKIDFRSVVQLDPDFADWLDHMLEPAVEDRFVTAQDAIAVLRQPSAIQQLTLNGPESLTIHHQPDDSKVKLQKTKTGLFVHIPPIGWRSDTVLTGCFTVFVNAMIFVVLLNVFRAGLSPLMFGFTIFFVGGIGIGLLIAALFYIVGHTYLEINPEYFRLFRQVNLPGCRYGQGGQTVDLSGIKLTTTYASSGLPVKICTLMTKDSHYHFGAWLSPREQAWLVEEVGDFLRSQQR; encoded by the coding sequence ATGCTTAGGCAACCCTTACACCAGATTGGTGACCTCATTGCTGGACGGTATCGTACGCAATCTGTTTTGGGGCAGGGGAGCAGTGGTATAACCTTCGCAGTTGAAGATGTTCATACTCATCAGCAGTATGCCCTTAAAGCATTGTCTCTTAAAGGAATACGGGGTTGGAAACAGCTTGAACTATTTGACAGAGAAGCACAGGTTTTGTCGCAGCTCGATCATCCAGCCATTCCTCGGTACATTGACTACTTTCAAATGGATACGGAGGAAGATCGATGGTTCTATATTGTCCAAGAACTAGCCCCTGGTAAATCTTTAGCTGCATTAGTCAATCAAGGTTGGCGAGTAAACCAATCTGAAGTGCAACAGATAGGGTTGCAAGTGCTGGAGATCTTGACGTACCTGCATGAACTAACGCCTGCCATTATTCATCGGGATATTAAGCCTCAAAATCTTGTTCGGAGCGACAAAGGTCAGATTTATTTGGTCGATTTTGGTGCTGTGCAAACTGTTTATCACCATACGATGATGGGCAGCACCATTGTCGGTACTTATGGTTATATGGCCCCTGAACATTTTCGGGGGAAAGCGGTACCTGCAACTGATCTCTACTCCTTGGGAGCGACATTAATCTTTCTCTTAACCCATTGCTCTCCTGCTGATGTACCTCAAAAACGGCTCAAAATTGATTTTCGCTCAGTCGTACAACTCGATCCAGATTTTGCCGATTGGCTGGATCACATGTTGGAGCCTGCGGTAGAGGATCGGTTTGTTACAGCTCAGGATGCGATTGCAGTGCTAAGACAGCCAAGTGCCATACAGCAACTCACTCTTAATGGACCTGAATCTCTAACCATCCATCATCAACCAGATGATAGCAAGGTTAAATTACAGAAGACGAAGACAGGCCTTTTCGTTCATATACCGCCTATTGGTTGGCGAAGTGACACTGTGCTCACAGGCTGTTTTACGGTCTTTGTCAATGCAATGATTTTTGTTGTCCTTTTAAATGTTTTTAGAGCCGGCTTATCCCCACTGATGTTTGGGTTCACTATCTTTTTTGTTGGGGGAATTGGGATTGGGCTGTTAATAGCGGCTTTGTTTTATATTGTTGGACACACATACTTGGAGATTAATCCTGAGTATTTTCGGTTATTCCGGCAGGTTAATTTACCAGGGTGCCGCTATGGCCAAGGTGGGCAAACTGTAGATTTATCAGGAATTAAGTTGACAACCACCTATGCAAGTAGTGGTCTTCCCGTTAAAATCTGCACTCTCATGACTAAAGATTCTCACTATCACTTTGGGGCGTGGCTTAGTCCTCGGGAACAAGCATGGTTAGTCGAAGAGGTTGGTGACTTTCTAAGATCTCAGCAGCGATGA
- a CDS encoding DUF697 domain-containing protein, translating to MTSGFPNPYAFEHSDPETLEAELDQTIQDFEQMQAELGYQQAHSALETLVEKLDLSPRERAGLETEINSLQSMLDKLEKQVVHIAVFGMVSRGKSSLLNALLGQSIFATGPVHGVTQQSQQASWFVDQKSGEDAIRVSLQGVGQSRIELIDTPGIDEVDGEVRERLARQIAQQADLILFVIAGDMTKVEFEALSELRQASKPILLVFNKVDQYPEADRNAIYEKIRDERVRELLSADEIVMASAAPLMAQAIQYPDGRLGAELVPGPPQVQDLKLKILEVLEREGKSLVALNTMLYADDINEQLIERKMRIRDRSANQIIWRGVMAKAVAIALNPVTVVDVISSAAIDIAMILTLSKLYGISMTQKGAVDLLRKIALTMGGVGATELLTTLGLSSLKGLLSLAAPATGGASLLPYVSVAISQAAVAGVSSYGIGEVTKRYLINGASWGPNGPKTVVNEILSSLDQATILNRIKTELQEKLDPTDDGTAVEES from the coding sequence ATGACCTCCGGTTTTCCCAATCCTTACGCCTTTGAGCATTCTGATCCAGAAACCTTAGAAGCTGAACTGGACCAGACCATCCAAGATTTTGAGCAAATGCAGGCAGAACTCGGGTATCAGCAAGCCCATTCTGCCCTAGAAACCTTAGTGGAGAAACTCGATCTCTCTCCCCGAGAACGAGCAGGCTTGGAAACCGAAATTAACTCCCTGCAGTCCATGCTCGACAAGCTGGAAAAACAGGTGGTGCACATCGCCGTGTTTGGCATGGTCAGTCGAGGGAAATCGTCTCTCTTGAATGCTTTGTTGGGACAGTCCATTTTTGCTACCGGGCCGGTGCATGGAGTCACCCAACAGAGTCAGCAGGCTAGCTGGTTTGTGGATCAAAAATCCGGTGAAGATGCGATTCGGGTGTCGTTGCAAGGGGTGGGGCAGTCCCGGATTGAGCTGATTGATACCCCCGGCATCGATGAAGTCGATGGTGAGGTGCGGGAACGACTGGCCCGCCAAATTGCCCAGCAGGCGGATTTGATTCTGTTTGTGATTGCTGGGGATATGACCAAGGTGGAGTTTGAGGCTCTATCGGAGCTGCGGCAGGCCAGTAAACCGATCCTACTGGTGTTCAATAAAGTGGACCAATATCCCGAAGCCGATCGCAACGCCATTTACGAGAAAATCCGAGACGAACGGGTGCGAGAGTTGCTGTCTGCCGATGAGATTGTCATGGCCTCGGCGGCCCCACTGATGGCCCAAGCGATTCAATATCCTGATGGTCGCTTGGGAGCAGAACTCGTACCAGGACCACCCCAAGTCCAGGATCTAAAGCTGAAGATTTTAGAAGTGTTGGAGCGAGAAGGTAAATCCCTGGTGGCCCTGAACACCATGCTCTATGCCGATGATATTAATGAGCAGCTGATTGAGCGGAAGATGCGGATCCGCGATCGCAGTGCGAATCAGATCATTTGGCGCGGGGTAATGGCTAAAGCAGTCGCCATTGCTCTCAATCCCGTCACCGTTGTGGATGTGATCAGCAGTGCCGCCATCGACATTGCCATGATCCTGACCCTCTCTAAGCTTTACGGCATTTCCATGACCCAAAAAGGGGCCGTGGATTTACTGCGCAAAATTGCCTTAACCATGGGCGGCGTTGGGGCTACGGAACTCCTCACCACCCTGGGACTAAGTTCCCTCAAAGGGCTACTCAGTCTAGCGGCTCCGGCGACGGGGGGAGCCTCCCTGTTGCCCTATGTTTCTGTTGCCATCTCGCAAGCAGCTGTAGCGGGTGTCTCTTCCTATGGGATTGGTGAAGTTACCAAACGGTACCTGATCAATGGGGCATCCTGGGGACCCAATGGCCCCAAAACCGTGGTCAACGAGATTCTCTCTTCTCTAGATCAGGCCACTATTTTGAACCGCATCAAAACCGAGCTGCAGGAAAAATTAGATCCTACCGATGACGGTACTGCAGTGGAAGAGAGCTAA
- a CDS encoding PadR family transcriptional regulator encodes MNVQDIHQYFKNPPPVYITKEVAVCYILTVLLEEGDSYGTALLKHIRANHPPYRISDTVLYAALNFLIDEEMLSGYWQNESGRGRPRRMYQVAEGREKDAQNLSQLWLKFLGKDPALTESLVLT; translated from the coding sequence ATGAACGTCCAAGACATCCACCAGTATTTCAAAAATCCGCCACCCGTATACATTACTAAGGAAGTAGCTGTCTGCTATATCCTGACGGTTCTGCTGGAAGAAGGAGATTCCTATGGCACGGCTCTCCTGAAGCATATTCGAGCAAATCACCCTCCGTATCGAATTTCTGACACGGTGCTGTATGCTGCCCTTAATTTCCTCATTGATGAGGAGATGTTGAGTGGGTACTGGCAAAATGAGTCTGGCCGAGGTCGACCTCGACGGATGTACCAAGTGGCCGAGGGACGAGAAAAGGATGCTCAGAACCTGTCCCAACTGTGGCTAAAGTTTTTGGGTAAGGATCCTGCCTTGACGGAGTCTTTAGTGTTGACTTAA